In Anopheles gambiae chromosome 2, idAnoGambNW_F1_1, whole genome shotgun sequence, a single window of DNA contains:
- the LOC4577068 gene encoding ADP-ribosylation factor-like protein 13B produces the protein MGTVFAKCCRKEHENNNDALNILVLGIENSGKTEISFKICHQKRGDYASTKGCRLFETVIADTEIKLIEIGGGSDLRDIWKYYFLDALAVIFVIDASNIHNICESYKIFQNLMAHEFLAGKPFLILANKQDLPESVDCIEICEYLDVEYLANRYRCPCLVEACGNWGTTAYEPNEYDGLTYGIQWLVGTVLAHRQFIMNRINFHKLMLGRDGADASRTIKRPRTGIKSAGSRRRKRKDSRPKTAPSSQQAWLKENDNNYLIKRNSIISVKSIPTSTTTERTNNSSTKATTTSGSGLSVVDEAVEVSQTSSSTEHATVIHVSKDDMTLEDLSLSFSVNETNGKAVELI, from the exons ATGGGAACAGTTTTCGCCAAATGCTGTAGAAAAGAGCATGAAAATAACAA TGATGCACTAAACATTCTCGTGCTGGGAATCGAGAATTCGGGCAAGACTGAGATATCGTTCAAAATTTGTCATCAAAAGCGGGGCGATTATGCTTCGACCAAAGGATGCCGATTGTTCGAAACTGTGATCG CGGATACTGAGATAAAACTTATCGAAATCGGCGGTGGATCCGACCTTCGAGACATCTGGAAGTACTATTTCTTAGAT GCTCTGGCTGTTATTTTCGTAATCGATGCTTCCAACATACACAACATCTGTGAGTCTTATAAAATATTCCAAAACCTCATGGCGCACGAGTTCCTGGCGGGCAAACCATTCCTTATACTCGCCAACAAGCAGGACCTGCCGGAATCGGTCGATTGTATCGAAATCTGCGAGTATCTGGACGTCGAGTATCTAGCGAACCGGTACCGTTGTCCGTGTCTCGTAGAGGCATGCGGCAATTGGGGCACCACCGCCTACGAACCGAACGAATACGATGGATTAACCTACGGCATCCAGTGGCTGGTAGGAACGGTCCTTGCCCATCGGCAGTTCATTATGAACCGAATCAACTTCCACAAACTGATGCTGGGACGCGATGGTGCGGATGCATCGAGAACTATTAAAAGGCCGCGCACGGGCATCAAATCCGCGGGCAGCAGAAGACGCAAACGCAAAGACAGTCGTCCGAAAACGGCACCTTCAAGCCAGCAGGCCTGGCTGAAAGAAAACGACAACAATTATCTGATTAAACGAAACAGCATTATCTCCGTGAAGAGTATACCCACCAGCACTACCACGGAACGGACGAACAACTCGAGCACCAAGGCAACTACTACCTCCGGCAGCGGACTTTCGGTCGTAGATGAAGCTGTGGAAGTCAGCcagaccagcagcagcacgg AACATGCCACAGTCATACATGTAAGCAAAGATGATATGACTTTAGAAGATTTATCCCTTTCTTTCTCCGTCAATGAGACGAATGGAAAAGCGGTGGAACTTATTTGA
- the LOC1269499 gene encoding protein SREK1IP1: MEYLTGLSQKENVRAACKKCGFPGHLTYQCRNYLTVDPQSQAVVPVQKRPGSESPEQNYLTPLQELRKQEEEEEKRKAEKAARKERKERARRAKEARKEKKKRKHRKRSRSSSSDDSDSSDRSTSSSSSSSSDSKHKKKTKKRYRKREVKQSKREVKKSKKVRHRRKRKDSDSSSDS; encoded by the exons atggAGTACCTAACAGGTCTGTCGCAAAAGGAGAATGTTCGCGCAGCCTGCAAAAAGTGTGGCTTTCCAGGACACCTGACGTATCAGTGCCGGAACTACCTGACG GTCGATCCGCAAAGCCAAGCCGTAGTACCGGTCCAAAAGCGTCCGGGTAGTGAATCGCCCGAACAGAACTACCTCACACCGCTGCAAGAGCTCCGGAagcaggaagaggaagaagaaaagcgcAAAGCAGAGAAAGCGGCCCGCAAAGAACGCAAAGAACGGGCACGCCGCGCAAAGGAGGCACGCAAGGAGAAAAAGAAGCGCAAGCATCGGAAAAGATCCCGCTCGAGCAGTTCGGACGATAGCGATAGTTCGGATAGGAGCactagcagcagtagtagtagtagtagcgaTAGTaagcacaaaaagaaaaccaaaaagcGATATAGGAAAAGGGAAgtgaagcaaagcaaaagggaAGTGAAAAAGTCCAAAAAGGTTAGGCACAGGCGCAAGCGAAAGGATTCCGACAGTAGCTCGGACAGCTAG
- the LOC133392009 gene encoding large ribosomal subunit protein mL63, translated as MRLSVVNFFKKSVNGHIFRGKYRLVKRVTPRSTQTLIREYEQTEANMKLLLHPYLSKEQSSGHAKELGKKEQLVAKWRAEQLKMKPHVTIAERLAHLQVKNVWD; from the exons ATGAGGCTTTCGGTGGTAAATTTCTTCAAGAAAAGTGTAAATGGACACATTTTTCGCGGTAAATATCGATTGGTGAAACGGGTAACGCCTCGCTCGACCCAGACACTCATTCGAGAGTACGAACAAACGGAGGCTAACATGAAACTGCTGCTCCATCCGTACCTGTCCAAG gaacaatccaGCGGACATGCGAAGGAGCTGGGTAAGAAGGAACAGCTGGTGGCCAAATGGCGCGCGGAACAGCTCAAGATGAAACCGCACGTCACGATAGCGGAACGATTGGCACATCTGCAGGTTAAAAATGTGTGGGATTAG
- the LOC1269496 gene encoding apoptosis-inducing factor 3 isoform X3, translating into MMSYLASKVTAATSMSNGGAAGTHDDDFIEAVVCQESEIGENQMKQVELGEGKVLLVRQNGKLSAIGNKCSHYGAMLVTGALGEGRVRCPWHGACFNVETGDIEDFPGMDSLPCYRVTVGEAGEVKVRAKRTELATNKRTRVMARRAAQDDRTYVVIGGGPSGATCAETLRQEGFTGRIVMINKEPCLPYDRVKVSKTMDLNLEKVLLRTQQFYDENDIEVMLGTAVTKLDGATHELTLDNGYKIRYDKAYIATGSNPRRPPIEGASLGNVCVLRTAADAKQVNEQLAPEKRVVILGTSFIGLEAAAYCVNKVAKVTVIGRGAVPLKESFGDAIGQRVMELFEEKGVQFVMNSGIRRCIGAEGTVQQVELTDGTLLDADICIFGIGSTLYTEFLQGSGISLNRNGSINTDQYLESNLEGVYVGGDIANAPVHSNDGQQATIGHYPLAQYHGRVAALNMIGKATPLKAVPFFWTVLFGKSFRYCGYGQPDEVIIDGDLAALKFVAFYIGKGGRVIGMSSCQRDPVVAQFAEYSSQGKVLHKEDLTPNPLGWVPA; encoded by the exons ATGATGTCGTATCTCg CATCCAAGGTTACGGCGGCTACGTCCATGAGCAATGGAGGGGCAGCAGGCACGCACGATGACGATTTCATCGAAGCCGTCGTGTGCCAGGAGTCGGAGATTGGCGAGAACCAGATGAAGCAGGTCGAGTTGGGCGAGGGCAAGGTGCTGCTGGTACGGCAGAACGGGAAGCTTTCGGCCATCGGCAACAAATGCTCCCACTACGGTGCCATGCTCGTGACCGGTGCGCTGGGCGAAGGACGCGTCCGGTGCCCTTGGCATGGAGCGTGCTTCAACGTGGAGACGGGCGATATCGAAGACTTCCCGGGGATGGATTCGCTGCCCTGCTACCGCGTCACCGTTGGCGAGGCGGGTGAGGTGAAAGTGCGCGCCAAGCGCACCGAACTGGCCACCAACAAGCGGACGCGCGTAATGGCCAGACGGGCGGCGCAGGACGACCGCACGTACGTCGTCATCGGTGGCGGCCCGTCGGGAGCGACGTGTGCGGAAACGCTGCGACAGGAAGGATTCACCGGGCGGATAGTGATGATCAACAAGGAACCATGCCTACCGTACGACCGGGTGAAGGTGAGCAAAACGATGGACCTGAATCTGGAAAAGGTCCTGCTGCGGACGCAGCAGTTCTACGACGAGAACGACATCGAGGTCATGCTGGGCACTGCCGTAACGAAGCTGGACGGTGCCACGCACGAACTCACGCTCGACAATGGGTACAAGATCCGGTACGATAAGGCGTACATTGCGACTGGTTCGAATCCTCGCCGGCCTCCGATCGAGGGCGCCAGCCTGGGCAACGTGTGCGTGCTGCGTACGGCGGCCGATGCCAAGCAGGTTAACGAGCAACTCGCGCCGGAAAAGCGGGTGGTCATACTGGGCACGAGCTTCATCGGACTCGAGGCGGCCGCCTACTGCGTGAACAAGGTAGCCAAGGTGACGGTCATCGGTCGCGGTGCCGTTCCGCTGAAGGAATCGTTTGGCGATGCGATCGGCCAGCGGGTCATGGAGCTGTTCGAGGAGAAGGGCGTGCAGTTCGTGATGAATTCCGGCATCCGGCGGTGCATCGGAGCGGAGGGTACGGTGCAGCAGGTAGAGCTGACCGACGGTACCCTGCTCGATGCGGATATTTGCATTTTTGGCATCGGTTCGACGCTGTACACGGAGTTCCTGCAGGGTTCGGGCATCAGCCTGAATCGTAACGGATCGATCAACACCGACCAGTATTTAGAGTCGAATCTGGAAGGTGTGTATGTCGGGGGCGACATTGCGAACGCACCGGTCCACTCAAACGATGGGCAGCAGGCTACCATCGGCCACTATCCGCTTGCACAGTATCACGGCCGGGTGGCGGCACTGAACATGATCGGCAAGGCGACACCGCTCAAAGCGGTCCCATTCTTCTGGACGGTACTGTTCGGCAAGTCGTTCCGATATTGCGGATACGGGCAGCCCGACGAGGTGATCATTGACGGAGATCTGGCCGCACTAAAGTTCGTGGCGTTTTACATCGGTAAGGGGGGACGGGTGATAGGGATGTCATCATGCCAGCGAGATCCGGTGGTGGCCCAGTTTGCAGAGTATTCCTCGCAGGGTAAAGTGTTGCACAAGGAAGACCTGACGCCCAACCCGCTGGGCTGGGTACCGGCTTAA
- the LOC1269496 gene encoding apoptosis-inducing factor 3 isoform X2 → MGCSSSKAVRNSNESLDKASKVTAATSMSNGGAAGTHDDDFIEAVVCQESEIGENQMKQVELGEGKVLLVRQNGKLSAIGNKCSHYGAMLVTGALGEGRVRCPWHGACFNVETGDIEDFPGMDSLPCYRVTVGEAGEVKVRAKRTELATNKRTRVMARRAAQDDRTYVVIGGGPSGATCAETLRQEGFTGRIVMINKEPCLPYDRVKVSKTMDLNLEKVLLRTQQFYDENDIEVMLGTAVTKLDGATHELTLDNGYKIRYDKAYIATGSNPRRPPIEGASLGNVCVLRTAADAKQVNEQLAPEKRVVILGTSFIGLEAAAYCVNKVAKVTVIGRGAVPLKESFGDAIGQRVMELFEEKGVQFVMNSGIRRCIGAEGTVQQVELTDGTLLDADICIFGIGSTLYTEFLQGSGISLNRNGSINTDQYLESNLEGVYVGGDIANAPVHSNDGQQATIGHYPLAQYHGRVAALNMIGKATPLKAVPFFWTVLFGKSFRYCGYGQPDEVIIDGDLAALKFVAFYIGKGGRVIGMSSCQRDPVVAQFAEYSSQGKVLHKEDLTPNPLGWVPA, encoded by the exons ATGGGCTGCAGTTCGTCAAAGGCGGTTCGCAATTCGAACGAATCCCTTGACAAAG CATCCAAGGTTACGGCGGCTACGTCCATGAGCAATGGAGGGGCAGCAGGCACGCACGATGACGATTTCATCGAAGCCGTCGTGTGCCAGGAGTCGGAGATTGGCGAGAACCAGATGAAGCAGGTCGAGTTGGGCGAGGGCAAGGTGCTGCTGGTACGGCAGAACGGGAAGCTTTCGGCCATCGGCAACAAATGCTCCCACTACGGTGCCATGCTCGTGACCGGTGCGCTGGGCGAAGGACGCGTCCGGTGCCCTTGGCATGGAGCGTGCTTCAACGTGGAGACGGGCGATATCGAAGACTTCCCGGGGATGGATTCGCTGCCCTGCTACCGCGTCACCGTTGGCGAGGCGGGTGAGGTGAAAGTGCGCGCCAAGCGCACCGAACTGGCCACCAACAAGCGGACGCGCGTAATGGCCAGACGGGCGGCGCAGGACGACCGCACGTACGTCGTCATCGGTGGCGGCCCGTCGGGAGCGACGTGTGCGGAAACGCTGCGACAGGAAGGATTCACCGGGCGGATAGTGATGATCAACAAGGAACCATGCCTACCGTACGACCGGGTGAAGGTGAGCAAAACGATGGACCTGAATCTGGAAAAGGTCCTGCTGCGGACGCAGCAGTTCTACGACGAGAACGACATCGAGGTCATGCTGGGCACTGCCGTAACGAAGCTGGACGGTGCCACGCACGAACTCACGCTCGACAATGGGTACAAGATCCGGTACGATAAGGCGTACATTGCGACTGGTTCGAATCCTCGCCGGCCTCCGATCGAGGGCGCCAGCCTGGGCAACGTGTGCGTGCTGCGTACGGCGGCCGATGCCAAGCAGGTTAACGAGCAACTCGCGCCGGAAAAGCGGGTGGTCATACTGGGCACGAGCTTCATCGGACTCGAGGCGGCCGCCTACTGCGTGAACAAGGTAGCCAAGGTGACGGTCATCGGTCGCGGTGCCGTTCCGCTGAAGGAATCGTTTGGCGATGCGATCGGCCAGCGGGTCATGGAGCTGTTCGAGGAGAAGGGCGTGCAGTTCGTGATGAATTCCGGCATCCGGCGGTGCATCGGAGCGGAGGGTACGGTGCAGCAGGTAGAGCTGACCGACGGTACCCTGCTCGATGCGGATATTTGCATTTTTGGCATCGGTTCGACGCTGTACACGGAGTTCCTGCAGGGTTCGGGCATCAGCCTGAATCGTAACGGATCGATCAACACCGACCAGTATTTAGAGTCGAATCTGGAAGGTGTGTATGTCGGGGGCGACATTGCGAACGCACCGGTCCACTCAAACGATGGGCAGCAGGCTACCATCGGCCACTATCCGCTTGCACAGTATCACGGCCGGGTGGCGGCACTGAACATGATCGGCAAGGCGACACCGCTCAAAGCGGTCCCATTCTTCTGGACGGTACTGTTCGGCAAGTCGTTCCGATATTGCGGATACGGGCAGCCCGACGAGGTGATCATTGACGGAGATCTGGCCGCACTAAAGTTCGTGGCGTTTTACATCGGTAAGGGGGGACGGGTGATAGGGATGTCATCATGCCAGCGAGATCCGGTGGTGGCCCAGTTTGCAGAGTATTCCTCGCAGGGTAAAGTGTTGCACAAGGAAGACCTGACGCCCAACCCGCTGGGCTGGGTACCGGCTTAA
- the LOC1269496 gene encoding apoptosis-inducing factor 3 isoform X1, which yields MTSFISISLFNSCRRVSSTLVLSGWRNASSNATTIGGNVPLTKAAHSRTMPASSGPLTIASQQLGHSPYFVSRASKVTAATSMSNGGAAGTHDDDFIEAVVCQESEIGENQMKQVELGEGKVLLVRQNGKLSAIGNKCSHYGAMLVTGALGEGRVRCPWHGACFNVETGDIEDFPGMDSLPCYRVTVGEAGEVKVRAKRTELATNKRTRVMARRAAQDDRTYVVIGGGPSGATCAETLRQEGFTGRIVMINKEPCLPYDRVKVSKTMDLNLEKVLLRTQQFYDENDIEVMLGTAVTKLDGATHELTLDNGYKIRYDKAYIATGSNPRRPPIEGASLGNVCVLRTAADAKQVNEQLAPEKRVVILGTSFIGLEAAAYCVNKVAKVTVIGRGAVPLKESFGDAIGQRVMELFEEKGVQFVMNSGIRRCIGAEGTVQQVELTDGTLLDADICIFGIGSTLYTEFLQGSGISLNRNGSINTDQYLESNLEGVYVGGDIANAPVHSNDGQQATIGHYPLAQYHGRVAALNMIGKATPLKAVPFFWTVLFGKSFRYCGYGQPDEVIIDGDLAALKFVAFYIGKGGRVIGMSSCQRDPVVAQFAEYSSQGKVLHKEDLTPNPLGWVPA from the exons ATGACGAGTTTTATCAGCATAAGTTTGTTCAACAGTTGCCGTCGGGTTTCTTCAACGCTTGTGCTAAGTGGATGGAGAAATGCTTCCAGCAACGCCACCACCATCGGTGGAAATGTTCCATTGACGAAAGCTGCACACTCCCGCACGATGCCGGCAAGTTCCGGTCCCCTAACCATAGCATCGCAGCAGCTGGGTCACAGTCCGTACTTCGTCAGTCGAG CATCCAAGGTTACGGCGGCTACGTCCATGAGCAATGGAGGGGCAGCAGGCACGCACGATGACGATTTCATCGAAGCCGTCGTGTGCCAGGAGTCGGAGATTGGCGAGAACCAGATGAAGCAGGTCGAGTTGGGCGAGGGCAAGGTGCTGCTGGTACGGCAGAACGGGAAGCTTTCGGCCATCGGCAACAAATGCTCCCACTACGGTGCCATGCTCGTGACCGGTGCGCTGGGCGAAGGACGCGTCCGGTGCCCTTGGCATGGAGCGTGCTTCAACGTGGAGACGGGCGATATCGAAGACTTCCCGGGGATGGATTCGCTGCCCTGCTACCGCGTCACCGTTGGCGAGGCGGGTGAGGTGAAAGTGCGCGCCAAGCGCACCGAACTGGCCACCAACAAGCGGACGCGCGTAATGGCCAGACGGGCGGCGCAGGACGACCGCACGTACGTCGTCATCGGTGGCGGCCCGTCGGGAGCGACGTGTGCGGAAACGCTGCGACAGGAAGGATTCACCGGGCGGATAGTGATGATCAACAAGGAACCATGCCTACCGTACGACCGGGTGAAGGTGAGCAAAACGATGGACCTGAATCTGGAAAAGGTCCTGCTGCGGACGCAGCAGTTCTACGACGAGAACGACATCGAGGTCATGCTGGGCACTGCCGTAACGAAGCTGGACGGTGCCACGCACGAACTCACGCTCGACAATGGGTACAAGATCCGGTACGATAAGGCGTACATTGCGACTGGTTCGAATCCTCGCCGGCCTCCGATCGAGGGCGCCAGCCTGGGCAACGTGTGCGTGCTGCGTACGGCGGCCGATGCCAAGCAGGTTAACGAGCAACTCGCGCCGGAAAAGCGGGTGGTCATACTGGGCACGAGCTTCATCGGACTCGAGGCGGCCGCCTACTGCGTGAACAAGGTAGCCAAGGTGACGGTCATCGGTCGCGGTGCCGTTCCGCTGAAGGAATCGTTTGGCGATGCGATCGGCCAGCGGGTCATGGAGCTGTTCGAGGAGAAGGGCGTGCAGTTCGTGATGAATTCCGGCATCCGGCGGTGCATCGGAGCGGAGGGTACGGTGCAGCAGGTAGAGCTGACCGACGGTACCCTGCTCGATGCGGATATTTGCATTTTTGGCATCGGTTCGACGCTGTACACGGAGTTCCTGCAGGGTTCGGGCATCAGCCTGAATCGTAACGGATCGATCAACACCGACCAGTATTTAGAGTCGAATCTGGAAGGTGTGTATGTCGGGGGCGACATTGCGAACGCACCGGTCCACTCAAACGATGGGCAGCAGGCTACCATCGGCCACTATCCGCTTGCACAGTATCACGGCCGGGTGGCGGCACTGAACATGATCGGCAAGGCGACACCGCTCAAAGCGGTCCCATTCTTCTGGACGGTACTGTTCGGCAAGTCGTTCCGATATTGCGGATACGGGCAGCCCGACGAGGTGATCATTGACGGAGATCTGGCCGCACTAAAGTTCGTGGCGTTTTACATCGGTAAGGGGGGACGGGTGATAGGGATGTCATCATGCCAGCGAGATCCGGTGGTGGCCCAGTTTGCAGAGTATTCCTCGCAGGGTAAAGTGTTGCACAAGGAAGACCTGACGCCCAACCCGCTGGGCTGGGTACCGGCTTAA
- the LOC1269498 gene encoding WASH complex subunit 4: METVVSSSHLYATQIKEYGHFLKDYDQKLAQLHLPALSNGPVPSIVRLDYACNNERLPPARMIETNSINSGKSNSATPGTSTLPLNKLLSTFAQLCREIDCLEQEIRALVRTIYDRTEPFRDVEDTDRPPLLWIAQNIDLMATVQCHYERLRDVGVLLLRQIGAFFDEEASYGRAKRTKKNGLDGKSPPSLDVDYLFDYIGKLLRVALELDHIIGKTHLKAHWRSFAHKLRQPTKSAPSNKAGFRDLLFVCQAIGFWIGDESMPEVTGERRLLEALYKVKTRFDPVCSGEAFSDRFMKFLKRKLTNLTASAKTTPNGVDFTQSKDVIGVNVLLNFALYLFLPIEQRMLKNLFELNLKFPLIPLEDNFPWQPDEFIQVHGHKLLRDYDASAAPISVSTPLSTSFDYQKARDAQLQALEKSATAAVLCLHAASWLVEAHVQLRNRPPVPGASQDDGNFTLEKLRIKCGLLLEGVRLVREMEYVLGTLYALYGRRATERTDRLIQYRRMVVEFLLSSTRRSVTVPCLQFIVQHQQHKIYTIVNNAKKKLLREAKESKSSANGSLWLEKISTIDVLEKCLHGPATPERVGLAQLTIALCHGSASNGGPPLLALTDDAYRKVESLLNRLATFIDWERECNRLDVAGKYTPLLGPSARLDALSVSVVPMSNRIEAFIRWDFHGKWHQIEPFDPFRDGCDAAMGEQNHTQKLVFAFLRTKLTQEPDGRWLSARHSVAHHLSDVFYTLSTISPSEWRIYREMRSIVDRKYGIRLVEDQLPRTTAEDRRGPRGHGQDDDVLALMEDFETFIGSYGYDLHGQLFIERQQAATAASGGSTSGGGVLNVVKIEHIANSIKRHGPGIISTVVNYAFQFLRQKLFTFSHFLYDEQIHSRLAADAKKLATDSNDSAGTGASSGVNAANYTYDRALAFNRRIRNLGLSDDGETYVDLFRKLICQIGNAMAFIRMLHAGALHECTGAAEFVSNPPTAAEASEHHQAPSSEPTLQSNPDNQSAVNIWRQDMATVRTSWRLENEFFRLLLNAFDGLRRRRPTHADGESSAPADSFAHLELFYLIIPPLTISYVEAMLKAKETIAKKDRHGTFLPTDDGFVMGLSYLLTLLNQTAAFNSLHWFKEVHTKYAREMGKLNQQTAGGTSNPLQQTSTMEPSDEKMLPTVSLTRKRLNAMQHEFELLQYNLSSSKIFFK, translated from the exons ATGGAGACAGTTGTTTCGTCAA GCCATCTGTACGCAACACAGATCAAGGAGTACGGTCATTTCCTGAAAGATTATGACCAAAAGCTAGCCCAGCTCCACTTACCAGCCCTTTCGAACGGACCCGTACCCAGCATCGTGCGATTGGACTATGCGTGCAATAACGAGCGGCTACCACCCGCTCGCATGATAGAGAccaacagcatcaacagtGGCAAATCGAACAGCGCCACACCCGGCACTAGCACCCTACCGCTGAACAAGCTGCTGTCCACCTTTGCGCAACTGTGCCGTGAGATCGATTGTCTGGAGCAGGAGATACGGGCGCTGGTACGCACTATTTACGATCGCACCGAACCATTCCGTGATGTGGAGGATACCGATCGTCCGCCCCTGCTATGGATTGCTCAGAATATTGACCTGATGGCAACGGTGCAGTGCCACTACGAACGTCTTCGAGATGTCGGcgttctgctgctgcgtcAAATCGGTGCCTTTTTTGACGAGGAAGCATCGTACGGTCGAGCGAAGCGCACGAAAAAGAATGGTCTGGATGGGAAGTCACCACCGTCGTTGGATGTGGAC TACCTTTTCGACTATATTGGGAAACTGTTACGAGTCGCACTGGAACTCGATCATATAATAGGCAAGACTCACCTTAAAGCGCACTGGCGATCGTTCGCTCATAAGCTTCGCCAGCCGACTAAAAGCGCTCCGTCGAACAAGGCCGGCTTTCGCGATCTTCTGTTCGTGTGCCAAGCGATTGGCTTTTGGATTGGGGATGAGTCCATGCCGGAAGTGACGGGCGAAAGGCGCCTTCTCGAGGCACTGTACAAGGTGAAAACGCGCTTCGATCCGGTTTGCTCCGGGGAAGCCTTTAGCGATCGGTTCATGAAGTTTTTGAAGCGTAAGCTTACCAACCTTACGGCGAGTGCAAAGACGACACCAAACGGAGTAGATTTTACACAATCGAAGGATGTTATTGGCGTGAACGTGCTGCTCAATTTCGCCCTCTATCTCTTTCTGCCCATCGAGCAGCGCATGTTGAAGAATCTTTTCGAGCTAAACCTGAAG TTCCCCCTGATTCCGCTGGAAGACAATTTCCCCTGGCAGCCGGACGAGTTCATACAGGTGCATGGACATAAGCTGCTGCGGGATTACGATGCGAGTGCGGCTCCAATTTCCGTCAGTACGCCGCTGTCTACGTCGTTCGATTATCAGAAGGCACGGGACGCGCAGCTGCAGGCGCTGGAAAAATCGGCTACAGCTGCCGTTCTCTGTCTGCATGCGGCCAGCTGGCTGGTGGAGGCTCATGTGCAGCTGCGCAACCGGCCACCCGTGCCCGGGGCTTCTCAGGATGATGGTAATTTTACGCTGGAAAAATTGCGCATCAAATGTGGCCTGCTGCTGGAGGGTGTTCGGCTCGTGCGCGAGATGGAATACGTGCTGGGAACTCTGTACGCTCTGTATGGTCGACGAGCTACGGAAAGGACGGACCGATTGATACAGTACCGGCGCATGGTGGTAGAGTTTTTGCTGTCCTCCACGCGCCGTTCCGTCACTGTGCCCTGCCTGCAGTTTATCgttcagcatcagcagcataaAATCTACACCATTGTTAATAATGCCAAG AAAAAATTGCTCCGCGAAGCAAAGGAATCCAAATCCTCCGCCAATGGGTCGCTCTGGCTGGAGAAGATTTCCACTATCGATGTGTTGGAAAAGTGCCTTCACGGTCCGGCCACACCAGAACGGGTGGGGTTGGCACAGCTGACCATTGCGCTGTGCCACGGAAGTGCGTCCAACGGCGGACCTCCTCTGCTAGCGCTGACGGACGACGCGTACCGCAAGGTGGAGTCGCTGCTGAACCGCCTGGCCACCTTCATCGACTGGGAGCGGGAGTGCAATCGTCTCGACGTTGCCGGCAAATATACGCCCCTGCTGGGCCCGAGCGCCCGGCTGGATGCACTCTCCGTGAGTGTCGTTCCCATGAGCAACCGGATCGAAGCATTCATACGATGGGACTTTCACGGCAAGTGGCATCAGATCGAACCGTTCGATCCGTTCCGCGACGGATGCGACGCGGCAATGGGTgaacaaaaccacacgcagAAGCTGGTGTTTGCGTTTCTGCGCACGAAGCTCACGCAGGAGCCGGATGGACGATGGCTGTCCGCGCGGCATTCGGTTGCGCATCATTTGAGCGATGTGTTCTACACGCTTTCGACCATCTCACCGTCCGAGTGGCGCATCTATCGCGAAATGCGCTCCATCGTGGACCGGAAGTACGGTATTCGGTTGGTGGAGGACCAGCTGCCACGGACGACGGCCGAGGATAGGCGGGGCCCGCGTGGTCACGGACAGGACGACGATGTGCTGGCGCTGATGGAAGATTTCGAAACGTTCATCGGCTCGTACGGGTACGATTTGCACGGCCAGCTGTTTATTGAGCGTCAGCAAGCAGCGACAGCGGCAAGCGGCGGCAGCACCAGTGGTGGCGGTGTGCTCAATGTGGTCAAAATTGAACACATTGCCAATTCCATCAAGCGCCACGGGCCGGGAATTATTAGCACAGTG GTAAACTATGCATTCCAGTTCCTGCGCCAGAAGCTGTTCACATTTTCCCACTTCCTGTACGACGAGCAAATACACTCCCGGCTGGCCGCGGATGCGAAAAAGCTCGCCACTGACAGTAACGACTCAGCGGGAACTGGTGCATCGTCCGGTGTGAATGCTGCCAATTATACGTACGACCGGGCGCTCGCGTTCAACCGACGCATCCGCAACCTTGGCCTGTCGGACGATGGTGAAACGTACGTCGATCTGTTCCGCAAACTGATCTGTCAAATTG GCAATGCGATGGCATTCATACGGATGCTGCATGCCGGTGCGCTGCACGAGTGCACCGGTGCTGCCGAATTCGTCTCGAATCCTCCAACGGCAGCGGAAGCGTCAGAGCACCATCAGGCACCATCAAGCGAACCGACCCTTCAGTCGAACCCGGACAATCAGTCGGCCGTTAACATATGGCGTCAAGATATGGCCACCGTTCGGACAAGCTGGCGGCTGGAGAATGAGTTTTTCCGCCTGTTGCTGAATGCGTTCGACGGGTTGCGGCGCCGGCGGCCGACCCATGCGGATGGCGAAAGCTCTGCACCAGCGGACAGCTTTGCGCATTTAGAGCTGTTCTATCTGATCATACCGCCGCTCACGATCAGCTACGTCGAGGCGATGCTGAAGGCAAAGGAAACGATCGCCAAAAAAGATCGGCACGGAACGTTTCTGCCAACGGACGATGGTTTCGTGATGG GGCTTTCCTATTTGCTGACGCTGCTCAACCAAACGGCAGCGTTCAATTCGCTGCACTGGTTCAAGGAGGTACACACCAAATATGCCCGTGAAATGGGCAAACTAAATCAGCAGACGGCCGGTGGGACCTCCAATCCGCTGCAGCAAACCTCCACGATGGAACCGTCGGACGAAAAGATGCTGCCAACGGTATCGCTCACACGCAAACGGCTGAACGCGATGCAGCATGAGTTTGAGCTGTTGCAATACAATTTATCCAGCTCGaagatatttttcaaataG